In Deltaproteobacteria bacterium, a single genomic region encodes these proteins:
- the ctaD gene encoding cytochrome c oxidase subunit I has product MASAQHSEHAREPSFYEAHKGWKSWFITLDHKRLGMMYLVGTMIFFLVGGIAALTLRTELLTPEQDLVSATTFNKLFTVHGAVMVFLVIIPSVPGALGNFLLPLMLGAKDVAFPRLNLLSFWIYSLGACFFLYTLFAGGLDTGWTFYTPYSTTTGTAMVSATAGAFILGFSSILTGVNFLVTVHKMRAPGMTWNRLPLFVWAIYSTAVIQILATPVLAITLLLLIVERTLNIGIFDPAMGGDPVLYQHFFWFYSHPAVYIMILPGFGIVSELIAVHSRKHIFGYKAIALSSVAIAIISFLVWGHHMFVSGQSELAGVVFSFLTFAVAVPTAIKVFSWVATLYKGSIAFNAAMIYALAFLFTFTIGGLTGIFLGALSVDVHLHDTYFVVAHFHYVMMGGTIIAFIGGIHHWWGKMTGRMYNEAHARWGALLVFIGFNMTFFNQFIIGQQGMPRRYATYVPQFQQQHVMSTIGAYILGLGLLWTAIYLLRSLKTGAQAPDNPWGGASLEWLTQSPPIEHNFHGQPRADTDPYNFPQIDRSGGMDAH; this is encoded by the coding sequence ATGGCAAGCGCACAACACTCCGAGCACGCCCGCGAGCCCTCGTTCTACGAGGCGCACAAGGGTTGGAAGTCCTGGTTCATCACGCTCGACCACAAGCGTCTGGGCATGATGTACCTGGTCGGGACGATGATCTTCTTCCTCGTCGGCGGCATCGCGGCGCTGACGCTGCGCACCGAGCTGCTGACGCCCGAGCAAGACCTCGTCAGCGCGACCACGTTCAACAAGCTGTTCACCGTGCACGGCGCGGTGATGGTGTTCCTGGTCATCATCCCCTCGGTGCCCGGCGCGCTGGGCAACTTCTTGCTGCCGCTGATGCTGGGCGCCAAGGACGTCGCGTTCCCGCGGCTGAACCTGTTGTCGTTCTGGATCTACAGCCTCGGCGCCTGCTTCTTCCTCTACACGCTCTTCGCGGGCGGCCTCGACACCGGCTGGACCTTCTACACGCCGTACTCGACGACCACCGGCACGGCGATGGTGTCCGCCACCGCGGGCGCCTTCATCCTCGGCTTCTCGTCGATTCTGACCGGCGTGAACTTCCTGGTGACGGTGCACAAGATGCGGGCGCCGGGCATGACCTGGAACCGGCTGCCGCTGTTCGTGTGGGCCATCTACTCGACCGCGGTCATCCAGATCCTCGCGACCCCGGTGCTCGCCATCACGCTGCTGCTGCTGATCGTCGAGCGCACGCTCAACATCGGCATCTTCGACCCGGCGATGGGCGGCGACCCGGTGCTGTACCAGCACTTCTTCTGGTTCTACAGCCATCCGGCGGTCTACATCATGATCCTGCCGGGCTTCGGCATCGTCAGCGAGCTGATCGCGGTCCACTCCCGCAAGCACATCTTCGGCTACAAGGCCATCGCGCTGTCGTCGGTCGCGATCGCGATCATCTCGTTCCTGGTGTGGGGCCACCACATGTTCGTGTCGGGCCAGTCCGAGCTCGCCGGCGTGGTGTTCTCGTTCCTGACCTTCGCGGTCGCAGTGCCGACCGCCATCAAGGTGTTCTCGTGGGTGGCGACGCTCTACAAGGGCAGCATCGCGTTCAACGCCGCGATGATCTACGCGCTCGCGTTCCTGTTCACGTTCACCATCGGCGGCCTGACCGGCATCTTCCTCGGCGCGCTGTCGGTCGACGTGCACTTGCACGACACCTACTTCGTGGTGGCGCACTTCCACTACGTCATGATGGGCGGCACGATCATCGCGTTCATCGGTGGCATCCACCACTGGTGGGGCAAGATGACCGGCCGGATGTACAACGAGGCGCACGCCCGCTGGGGCGCGCTGCTGGTGTTCATCGGCTTCAACATGACGTTCTTCAACCAGTTCATCATCGGCCAGCAGGGCATGCCGCGCCGCTACGCGACCTACGTGCCGCAGTTCCAGCAGCAGCACGTCATGTCGACGATCGGCGCGTACATCCTCGGGCTCGGCCTGCTGTGGACGGCCATCTACCTGCTGCGCTCGCTCAAGACCGGCGCGCAGGCCCCGGACAACCCGTGGGGCGGTGCCTCGCTCGAGTGGCTCACCCAGAGCCCGCCGATCGAGCACAACTTCCACGGCCAGCCGCGGGCCGACACCGACCCGTACAACTTCCCGCAGATCGACCGCTCGGGCGGCATGGACGCGCACTAG
- the coxB gene encoding cytochrome c oxidase subunit II gives MFSMFLAPETKEAATAAANAAATAAPAAVQKLPPLETAHNWALPTEASTFAAGTDNLYLFIVALDVFFFALVIGAMVYFMWKYRRRSEDQKTSSITHNGKIEFLWSAIPAVLLVVIFAWAEIDYLKQSTPPTDAINVRVVGRQWFWTVDYPDSPGATLTSSVDEPQLTLLVPKGRPVRLTMTSEDVLHSFYIPAFRVKKDVVPGRYTTLWFEATRVGDFNIFCAEYCGDRHSSMTGVVRVLEPEMFEAALKDASKLEANPGEGPVQFGQRIYNRRGCNACHTLDGNAATGPTWKAMYGREETLTNGEKVKVDDDYIKESILRPQAKIVAGFTGANMPSYQGQLDEKQIAALIEFIKAQK, from the coding sequence ATGTTCAGCATGTTCCTCGCCCCCGAAACCAAGGAAGCCGCCACCGCCGCCGCCAACGCGGCTGCCACGGCTGCCCCTGCTGCCGTCCAAAAGCTGCCGCCGCTGGAGACCGCGCACAACTGGGCGCTGCCGACCGAGGCGTCCACGTTCGCGGCCGGTACGGACAACCTGTACCTCTTCATCGTCGCGCTCGACGTGTTCTTCTTCGCGCTCGTCATCGGCGCGATGGTCTACTTCATGTGGAAGTACCGCCGTCGCAGCGAGGATCAGAAGACCAGCTCGATCACGCACAACGGCAAGATCGAGTTCCTCTGGAGCGCGATCCCGGCGGTGCTGCTGGTGGTCATCTTCGCGTGGGCCGAGATCGACTACCTCAAGCAGTCGACGCCGCCCACCGACGCCATCAACGTGCGCGTGGTCGGGCGACAGTGGTTCTGGACCGTCGACTACCCCGACAGCCCCGGCGCCACCCTGACCTCGAGCGTCGACGAGCCGCAGCTGACGCTGCTGGTGCCCAAGGGCCGTCCGGTGCGCCTGACGATGACCTCCGAGGACGTGCTGCACTCCTTCTACATCCCCGCCTTCCGCGTGAAGAAGGACGTCGTCCCGGGCCGCTACACCACGTTGTGGTTCGAGGCCACCCGCGTCGGCGACTTCAACATCTTCTGCGCCGAGTACTGTGGCGACCGCCACTCGTCGATGACGGGCGTCGTGCGGGTGCTCGAGCCCGAGATGTTCGAGGCCGCGCTGAAGGATGCCTCGAAGCTCGAGGCCAACCCCGGCGAGGGCCCGGTGCAGTTCGGTCAGCGCATCTACAACCGCCGCGGTTGCAACGCCTGCCACACCCTCGACGGCAACGCCGCGACGGGTCCGACGTGGAAGGCGATGTACGGCCGCGAGGAGACCCTCACCAACGGTGAGAAGGTCAAGGTCGACGACGACTACATCAAGGAGTCGATCCTCCGTCCGCAGGCGAAGATCGTCGCGGGCTTCACCGGCGCGAACATGCCGAGCTACCAGGGGCAGCTCGACGAGAAGCAGATCGCCGCCCTCATCGAGTTCATCAAGGCGCAGAAGTAG
- a CDS encoding SCO family protein, with amino-acid sequence MTIPVMLRSRLAAAALAAATSGVVAAPAWADDGGPAFANEKPLSPEMRAIDVDEHRGERLDPELRFRDPSGATVRLGDLFDGRRPVLLTINYFRCRVVCSVQLAGLADALAELDWTPGDEHFRVVAISLDPDESEQDAAHKREQILDQLGRGPDVDWQFLRGDALSIQALTAQLGISYAYDAEQDQFAHPAVAMFLMPDGTIGQYLYGLTYQSRDIKFALMESGQGKIGSPMEKLYLSCFTYDHTIGRYGPWAFGFMRIGAIVTFSILATTLAIFWRRERRKRRVPTQHDEHRAEAVS; translated from the coding sequence ATGACCATCCCCGTCATGCTCCGCTCGCGACTCGCCGCCGCCGCCCTGGCCGCGGCGACCAGCGGCGTGGTCGCGGCGCCGGCGTGGGCGGACGATGGTGGCCCGGCCTTCGCCAACGAGAAGCCGCTGTCGCCCGAGATGCGTGCGATCGACGTCGACGAGCATCGCGGCGAGCGGCTCGATCCGGAGCTGCGCTTCCGCGATCCGAGCGGCGCGACCGTGCGCCTGGGCGACCTGTTCGACGGCCGCCGGCCGGTGCTCCTCACCATCAATTACTTCCGTTGCCGCGTGGTCTGCAGCGTCCAGCTCGCGGGCCTCGCCGACGCGCTCGCCGAGCTCGACTGGACCCCCGGCGACGAGCACTTCCGGGTCGTCGCGATCAGCCTCGATCCCGACGAGTCCGAGCAGGACGCCGCGCACAAGCGCGAGCAGATCCTCGATCAGCTCGGTCGCGGCCCGGACGTCGACTGGCAGTTCCTGCGCGGCGATGCCTTGTCGATCCAGGCACTGACCGCCCAGCTCGGCATCTCCTACGCCTACGACGCCGAGCAGGACCAGTTCGCGCACCCCGCGGTCGCGATGTTCCTGATGCCGGACGGCACCATCGGACAGTACCTGTACGGCCTCACCTACCAGAGTCGCGACATCAAGTTCGCGCTGATGGAGTCGGGGCAGGGCAAGATCGGCTCGCCCATGGAGAAGCTCTACCTGAGCTGCTTCACGTACGATCACACCATCGGTCGCTACGGGCCATGGGCCTTCGGGTTCATGCGCATCGGCGCGATTGTCACGTTCTCGATCCTCGCGACCACGCTCGCGATCTTCTGGCGGAGGGAGCGACGCAAGCGTCGCGTCCCGACGCAGCACGACGAACACCGCGCGGAGGCGGTATCGTGA
- a CDS encoding cytochrome c gives MTTKRRVSRLQSGSALAMTLGLALAATAGCRGTRSEDPPVHLQQNMDFQERGEPQEYSAFFADGRVMRTPPAGTVAVGFLKDDDHLYRGRNLDGTLSDALPPSMKLDDKLLARGEQRYNIYCAPCHGETGHGDGQATRRGGGFAVAPANLHLARLQPEPLGYFFHVASNGKGKMRPYKGQISVEDRWAIAAWVRTLQVSHRAKASDIPAGAAAGAAAAPTGAAAAPTGAAEQKGATP, from the coding sequence ATGACCACCAAGCGACGAGTCTCGCGACTGCAGTCCGGATCGGCCCTGGCGATGACGCTGGGTCTCGCCCTCGCGGCGACGGCGGGCTGCCGTGGCACCCGCTCGGAGGACCCCCCGGTTCACCTGCAGCAGAACATGGACTTCCAGGAGCGCGGCGAGCCCCAGGAGTACAGTGCCTTCTTCGCCGACGGCCGCGTCATGCGGACGCCGCCGGCGGGCACCGTGGCGGTCGGCTTCCTGAAGGACGACGACCACCTCTACCGCGGCCGCAACCTCGACGGCACGCTGTCGGACGCGCTGCCGCCGTCGATGAAGCTCGACGACAAGCTGCTGGCCCGCGGCGAGCAGCGCTACAACATCTACTGCGCGCCCTGCCACGGCGAGACCGGCCACGGTGATGGTCAGGCCACGCGCCGCGGTGGTGGCTTCGCGGTGGCGCCGGCCAACCTCCACCTCGCGCGGCTGCAGCCCGAGCCGCTCGGCTACTTCTTCCACGTCGCCAGCAACGGCAAGGGCAAGATGCGCCCGTACAAGGGTCAGATCTCGGTCGAGGACCGCTGGGCGATCGCCGCCTGGGTCCGCACGCTGCAGGTCAGCCATCGCGCCAAGGCCAGCGACATCCCGGCCGGTGCGGCCGCGGGCGCCGCAGCAGCGCCCACCGGCGCCGCAGCAGCGCCCACCGGCGCCGCAGAACAGAAGGGAGCGACCCCATGA
- a CDS encoding DUF3341 domain-containing protein — translation MAKRPKTYGLLAEYENSADLYHACEKVRDAGYAAWDAHTPFPVHGLEKAMGVRPSIIPWIVCVMGFTGAGLGFLLQYWTSTIAYPLIIAAKPYNSYPAFVPVTFELGILLGSFGAVFGMFGLNRLPQLYHSLFNSSRFGRFSDDRFFISIEARDPKYDAERTRKLLESTGATAVEEVED, via the coding sequence ATGGCGAAGCGACCCAAGACCTATGGCTTGCTCGCCGAGTACGAGAACTCGGCCGACCTCTACCACGCGTGCGAGAAGGTCCGTGACGCCGGCTATGCCGCGTGGGACGCCCACACGCCGTTCCCCGTGCACGGCCTCGAGAAGGCCATGGGCGTGCGGCCCTCGATCATCCCGTGGATCGTCTGCGTCATGGGCTTCACCGGGGCCGGTCTCGGCTTCCTGCTGCAGTACTGGACCAGCACGATCGCGTACCCGCTCATCATCGCGGCCAAGCCGTACAACAGCTACCCGGCGTTCGTGCCCGTGACCTTCGAGCTCGGCATCTTGCTGGGTTCGTTCGGTGCGGTGTTCGGCATGTTCGGCCTCAACCGGCTGCCGCAGCTCTACCACTCGCTGTTCAACTCGAGCCGCTTCGGGCGGTTCTCGGACGATCGCTTCTTCATCTCCATCGAAGCCCGCGACCCCAAGTACGACGCCGAGCGCACGCGCAAGCTGCTCGAGTCGACCGGTGCGACCGCGGTCGAGGAAGTCGAGGACTGA
- the nrfD gene encoding polysulfide reductase NrfD, whose translation MSHYVQSQHEHDQDPLEGRTALIQGGPSFHEVTEMVAAPIDNPNKAWWIFFMFSLGLLGVFGISIAWLLWEGVGIWGHNNPVMWAWPIVTFVFWVGIGHAGTLISAILFLFRQKWRTSINRYAEAMTIFAVICALMFPTIHVGRVWLLYWALPLPNQMEMWPNFRSPLLWDVFAVSTYFTVSLLFWYVGLIPDLATMRDRAKTRIRQVVYGIFALGWRGSHRHWVNYESAYLLLAAMATPLVLSVHSIVSFDFAVSQLPGWHTTIFPPYFVAGAIFSGFGMVLTLLVPLRKWFKLEQIITIKHLENMAKIILLTGCIVGYAYGLEFFIAWYSGNPLETFAFVNRAFGDYSWAYWIMMSCNVITPQVIWFKKIRRSPLALFILSIFVNIGMWFERFVIVVTSLHHDFLPSSWDYFTPTVWDWSTFVGSFGLFFTLFCLFARYMPAIAIAEVKGVMPQASPHYAGHHRAKPADAVSARPAGSHGRSGVMDSVHDDDDDDDSGASKSAKVVVGGGLGAVAPARDGEGIADVPTKVEPAPVAATPEPKPEPKPEPKPEAKVTVPDVPTVEPVKAEAPKIDVPEVPKVEPAKAEAPAPAVAPTATTAKPDEAKADADKPQEKVDTDFLFAPPKPKDGDAGGDAGSKE comes from the coding sequence ATGAGCCACTACGTCCAAAGCCAACACGAGCACGATCAGGACCCGCTCGAAGGTCGCACCGCGCTCATCCAGGGCGGGCCGTCGTTCCACGAGGTGACCGAGATGGTCGCCGCGCCGATCGACAACCCGAACAAGGCCTGGTGGATCTTCTTCATGTTCTCGCTCGGCCTGCTCGGGGTGTTCGGCATCTCGATTGCGTGGCTGCTGTGGGAAGGCGTCGGCATCTGGGGTCACAACAACCCCGTGATGTGGGCGTGGCCTATCGTCACCTTCGTGTTCTGGGTCGGCATCGGCCACGCAGGCACGCTGATCTCCGCGATCCTCTTCCTGTTCCGACAGAAGTGGCGCACGTCGATCAACCGGTACGCCGAGGCGATGACGATCTTCGCCGTCATCTGCGCGCTGATGTTCCCGACCATCCACGTCGGTCGCGTGTGGCTGCTCTACTGGGCGCTGCCGCTGCCGAACCAGATGGAGATGTGGCCGAACTTCCGCAGCCCGCTGCTGTGGGACGTGTTCGCGGTCTCCACCTACTTCACGGTCTCGCTGCTGTTCTGGTACGTGGGCCTCATCCCCGACCTCGCGACCATGCGCGACCGCGCCAAGACCCGCATCCGGCAGGTCGTGTACGGCATCTTCGCGCTGGGCTGGCGCGGCTCCCATCGCCACTGGGTGAACTACGAGTCGGCCTACCTGCTGCTGGCCGCGATGGCCACGCCGCTGGTGCTCTCGGTGCACTCCATCGTGTCGTTCGACTTCGCGGTCAGCCAGCTGCCGGGCTGGCACACCACGATCTTCCCGCCGTACTTCGTCGCGGGCGCCATCTTCTCCGGATTCGGCATGGTGCTGACCCTGCTCGTGCCGCTGCGCAAGTGGTTCAAGCTCGAGCAGATCATCACCATCAAGCACCTCGAGAACATGGCGAAGATCATCCTGCTGACGGGCTGCATCGTCGGCTACGCCTACGGGCTGGAGTTCTTCATCGCGTGGTACTCGGGCAACCCGCTCGAGACCTTCGCGTTCGTGAATCGCGCGTTCGGCGATTACTCCTGGGCCTACTGGATCATGATGAGCTGCAACGTCATCACGCCGCAGGTCATCTGGTTCAAGAAGATCCGTCGCAGTCCGCTGGCGCTGTTCATCCTGTCGATCTTCGTGAACATCGGCATGTGGTTCGAGCGCTTCGTCATCGTGGTGACCTCGCTGCACCACGACTTCCTGCCCTCGTCGTGGGACTACTTCACCCCGACGGTTTGGGACTGGAGCACGTTCGTCGGTAGCTTCGGCCTGTTCTTCACGCTGTTCTGCCTGTTCGCGCGCTACATGCCGGCGATCGCCATCGCGGAGGTCAAGGGCGTGATGCCGCAGGCCAGCCCGCACTACGCCGGCCACCACCGGGCCAAGCCCGCCGACGCCGTGTCGGCGCGCCCGGCCGGTTCACACGGCCGCAGCGGCGTGATGGACTCCGTCCACGACGACGACGACGACGACGACAGCGGCGCCAGCAAGTCGGCGAAGGTCGTCGTCGGCGGCGGACTCGGTGCGGTTGCGCCGGCCCGCGACGGCGAGGGCATCGCCGACGTACCGACCAAGGTCGAGCCAGCCCCGGTCGCGGCGACGCCGGAACCGAAGCCAGAACCGAAGCCAGAACCGAAGCCGGAAGCCAAGGTCACCGTCCCCGACGTCCCGACCGTCGAGCCCGTCAAGGCCGAGGCGCCGAAGATCGACGTCCCCGAGGTGCCCAAGGTCGAGCCCGCCAAGGCCGAGGCCCCCGCGCCCGCCGTCGCGCCCACGGCCACGACCGCCAAGCCCGACGAGGCGAAGGCCGACGCCGACAAGCCGCAGGAGAAGGTCGACACCGACTTCCTCTTCGCGCCGCCCAAGCCCAAAGACGGTGACGCCGGCGGCGATGCCGGGAGCAAGGAGTAA
- a CDS encoding 4Fe-4S dicluster domain-containing protein, giving the protein MSTEKFYGATYWRSLAQRELSHDQAADGWTEFDPTLAAEAARGRGLPVVGAKPVHEDNPEEITLEQMVPNDGVSRRRFFSVVGASAALAGVTGCVRKPVENILTFNDRPEDLIPGKPMFYASAIQLGATVEGIVVESQDGRPTKIEGNPKHGGSQGATSVWTQAAVLDIYDPERTRTSLDRTTAGTETPVDLQTARNALGKLLEGAAKSGGEGLGLVMRYPSSPTQRHQLEQFAQRFPKGRVFVSDELVPWSAFAAAELVAGAGARAWHTLAKTSIVFAADSDFLGVDTDSVRHAREWSKTRRVVGPTDFMSRLYVVEPSLSGTGVMADQRLRVKGSQVGEVLLALAHALSKSPEFKLPPGANLDGLPQPKLDAAQQQFVDTLAKDLGSAENRGKSAVLVGPRQPAWVHVIALLIDVGLGNQRVGTVTPEQVRPDQPTPGSGSLRWRIDGSAPKTEDLAALAAALGNGGIKTLLCLEVNPAYEGTGDLGLAKLLPKATIVHMGQYRDETAQLAAWHIPTSHFLEAWGDVETVDGTLSIQQPLIDPLHDTYSTTELLGFIATGKMIDGYSLLKGYWGGAAGAQFSDRIWRQWVHDGLVSGIPREPGMPSQEGWGAALAAVGQRAPAIGGLEIDFHVDPKVLDGRMAGNGWLQELPHPISKLTWDNAVYLSDATAKELGVGNQDRVTLTVDGRTIEAALWILPGQADNTLSLSLGYGRVGHAVAQGAGFDANPLRSGKAPWFAAVNLAKAGGMYTLASTQDYGTMKPPPNPLGIDFPERPIVLEHTRTQFQAEPNFVEAANMMERSRLQHLWDPPKFTGKQQWGMSIDLNTCTGCNACVVACQAENNIPVVGKDMVLRAREMHWMRIDRYFRGDADNPTAVVQPMTCQHCEAAPCETVCPVAATTHSPEGLNDMAYNRCIGTRYCGNNCPYKVRRFNYLAFNLDVRPGSMWTNDPDGAWLRQLQKNPDVSIRFRGVMEKCTYCVQRINEAKIEAHVAGRDLVEDGRILTACQQVCPTEAIVFGDIRDPDSKVSKAKRSPRDYQVLRDLNNHPRTSYLARIRNPHPDAEPKAAAPAGAHHEGGHGT; this is encoded by the coding sequence ATGAGCACCGAAAAATTCTACGGAGCCACGTACTGGCGTTCGCTCGCGCAGCGCGAGCTCAGCCATGACCAGGCCGCCGACGGCTGGACGGAGTTCGATCCGACCCTCGCCGCCGAAGCGGCGCGCGGCCGCGGGCTACCCGTCGTCGGCGCCAAGCCGGTCCACGAGGACAACCCCGAGGAGATCACCCTCGAGCAGATGGTGCCGAACGACGGCGTCTCGCGCCGTCGCTTCTTCAGCGTCGTCGGGGCCTCGGCGGCGCTCGCCGGCGTCACCGGCTGCGTGCGCAAGCCGGTCGAGAACATCCTGACGTTCAACGATCGGCCCGAGGATCTCATCCCCGGCAAGCCGATGTTCTACGCCAGCGCGATCCAGCTCGGCGCCACGGTCGAAGGCATCGTGGTCGAGAGCCAGGACGGTCGCCCGACGAAGATCGAGGGCAACCCGAAGCACGGTGGGTCGCAGGGGGCGACCAGCGTGTGGACGCAGGCCGCGGTGCTCGACATCTATGATCCCGAGCGCACCCGCACCTCGCTCGACCGCACCACCGCCGGCACCGAGACCCCTGTCGATCTGCAGACGGCTCGCAACGCGCTCGGCAAGCTGCTCGAGGGCGCAGCGAAGTCCGGCGGCGAGGGCCTCGGTCTGGTGATGCGCTACCCGAGCTCGCCGACCCAGCGACACCAGCTCGAGCAGTTCGCCCAGCGGTTCCCGAAGGGCCGCGTGTTCGTCAGCGACGAGCTGGTGCCGTGGTCGGCGTTCGCGGCCGCCGAGCTGGTCGCCGGCGCGGGCGCGCGGGCCTGGCACACGCTGGCCAAGACCAGCATCGTGTTCGCGGCCGACAGCGACTTCCTCGGCGTCGACACCGACAGCGTTCGGCACGCACGCGAGTGGTCCAAGACCCGCCGCGTGGTCGGCCCGACCGACTTCATGTCGCGGCTGTACGTGGTCGAGCCGTCGCTGTCGGGCACCGGCGTGATGGCCGATCAGCGCCTGCGCGTGAAGGGCAGCCAGGTCGGCGAGGTCCTGCTCGCGCTGGCCCACGCGCTGTCGAAGTCGCCGGAGTTCAAGCTCCCGCCGGGCGCCAACCTCGATGGCCTGCCGCAGCCCAAGCTCGACGCGGCCCAGCAGCAGTTCGTCGACACGCTCGCCAAGGACCTCGGCTCGGCCGAGAACCGCGGCAAGAGTGCGGTGCTGGTCGGTCCGCGCCAGCCGGCGTGGGTGCACGTCATCGCGTTGCTCATCGACGTCGGCCTCGGCAACCAGCGCGTCGGCACCGTCACGCCCGAGCAGGTGCGGCCGGATCAGCCGACGCCGGGGAGCGGCAGCCTGCGCTGGCGCATCGACGGCTCCGCGCCGAAGACCGAGGATCTCGCTGCGCTCGCCGCTGCGCTCGGCAACGGCGGCATCAAGACGCTGCTGTGCCTCGAGGTCAACCCGGCCTACGAGGGCACCGGTGATCTCGGGCTCGCGAAGCTGCTGCCCAAGGCCACGATCGTGCACATGGGCCAGTACCGCGACGAGACCGCGCAGCTGGCCGCGTGGCACATCCCGACCTCGCACTTCCTCGAGGCCTGGGGCGACGTGGAGACCGTCGACGGCACGCTCAGCATCCAGCAGCCGCTCATCGATCCGCTGCACGACACCTACAGCACGACCGAGCTGCTCGGGTTCATCGCCACCGGCAAGATGATCGACGGCTACAGCCTGCTCAAGGGCTACTGGGGCGGCGCTGCAGGGGCGCAGTTCTCCGACCGCATCTGGCGGCAGTGGGTGCACGACGGCCTCGTCAGCGGCATCCCGCGCGAGCCCGGCATGCCCTCGCAGGAGGGCTGGGGCGCGGCCCTGGCCGCCGTCGGCCAGCGCGCGCCCGCCATCGGCGGACTCGAGATCGACTTCCATGTCGATCCGAAGGTGCTCGACGGTCGCATGGCCGGGAACGGCTGGCTGCAGGAGCTGCCCCACCCGATCTCGAAGCTCACGTGGGACAACGCGGTGTACCTGAGCGACGCGACCGCCAAGGAGCTCGGCGTCGGCAATCAAGACCGCGTCACGCTCACCGTCGACGGGCGCACGATCGAGGCGGCGCTGTGGATCCTGCCGGGGCAGGCCGACAACACCCTCTCGCTCAGCCTCGGCTACGGCCGTGTCGGTCACGCGGTCGCGCAGGGTGCTGGCTTCGACGCCAACCCGCTGCGCTCGGGCAAGGCGCCGTGGTTCGCCGCGGTCAACCTCGCCAAGGCCGGCGGCATGTACACCCTGGCCTCGACGCAGGACTACGGCACGATGAAGCCGCCGCCGAATCCGCTCGGCATCGACTTCCCCGAGCGTCCGATCGTGCTCGAGCACACCCGCACGCAGTTCCAGGCCGAGCCGAACTTCGTCGAGGCGGCCAACATGATGGAGCGCTCGCGGCTGCAGCACCTGTGGGACCCGCCGAAGTTCACCGGCAAGCAGCAGTGGGGCATGTCGATCGACCTCAACACCTGCACGGGCTGCAACGCCTGTGTGGTGGCGTGCCAGGCCGAGAACAACATCCCGGTGGTCGGCAAGGACATGGTGCTGCGCGCCCGCGAGATGCACTGGATGCGCATCGATCGCTACTTCCGCGGCGACGCCGACAACCCGACCGCGGTGGTGCAGCCGATGACCTGCCAGCACTGCGAGGCAGCGCCCTGCGAGACGGTGTGCCCGGTCGCCGCGACCACGCACTCGCCCGAGGGCCTCAACGACATGGCCTACAACCGCTGCATCGGCACCCGCTACTGCGGCAACAACTGCCCGTACAAGGTGCGGCGCTTCAACTACCTCGCGTTCAACCTCGATGTCCGCCCGGGTTCGATGTGGACCAACGACCCGGACGGCGCGTGGCTGCGACAGCTGCAGAAAAACCCCGATGTCTCGATCCGCTTCCGCGGCGTGATGGAGAAATGCACCTACTGCGTGCAGCGCATCAACGAGGCCAAGATCGAGGCCCACGTCGCCGGCCGCGACCTGGTCGAGGACGGTCGCATCCTGACCGCCTGCCAGCAGGTGTGCCCGACCGAGGCCATCGTCTTCGGTGACATCCGCGACCCCGACAGCAAGGTCAGCAAGGCCAAGCGATCGCCGCGCGACTACCAGGTGTTGCGCGACCTCAACAACCACCCGCGCACGAGCTACCTCGCGCGCATCCGCAATCCCCACCCGGACGCCGAGCCCAAGGCCGCGGCGCCCGCGGGCGCGCACCACGAGGGGGGACACGGGACATGA
- a CDS encoding cytochrome c3 family protein has protein sequence MPATFPRWTNNVPIVIGLVAPLIGAGLIFAVWYWFSPWYTDVGYRPEQPIPYSHKLHAGELGIDCRYCHNTVEKAAHAAIPPTSTCLNCHDLVKTDSPRLALLREADANKMPVPWIRVHQLPDYAYFNHSPHVAAGVGCASCHGRVDQMTVVEMDKPLSMGWCLDCHRDPKPNLRPLDQVTNMAWDASETPYDPDRDANRKRKVNPPTHCSGCHR, from the coding sequence GTGCCGGCCACTTTTCCCCGTTGGACGAACAACGTTCCGATCGTCATCGGCCTCGTCGCACCGCTCATCGGTGCGGGGCTGATCTTCGCGGTCTGGTACTGGTTCTCGCCCTGGTACACCGACGTCGGCTATCGACCGGAGCAACCGATCCCGTACAGCCACAAGCTGCACGCCGGTGAGCTCGGCATCGACTGCCGCTATTGCCACAACACCGTCGAGAAGGCCGCCCACGCCGCGATCCCGCCGACGTCGACGTGCCTCAACTGCCACGACCTCGTGAAGACCGACAGCCCCCGGCTGGCGCTCCTGCGCGAGGCCGACGCGAACAAGATGCCGGTGCCGTGGATCCGCGTGCACCAGCTGCCGGACTACGCGTACTTCAACCACTCGCCGCACGTCGCGGCCGGCGTGGGCTGTGCGAGCTGCCACGGTCGCGTCGATCAGATGACGGTGGTCGAGATGGACAAGCCGCTGTCGATGGGCTGGTGCCTCGACTGTCACCGCGATCCGAAGCCGAACCTGCGGCCGCTCGATCAGGTCACCAACATGGCCTGGGACGCGAGCGAGACGCCCTACGATCCCGACCGCGACGCCAACCGCAAGCGCAAGGTCAATCCCCCCACGCACTGCTCGGGGTGTCACCGATGA